The Fictibacillus phosphorivorans genomic sequence TAGCAGGAAAAAAAGTGACTGCATTCACAGATGCTGAAGAAGTAGCAACTACTCTTGATCAATATATGCCTTTCTTGTTAGAAACACGCATGCGTGAACTAGGCGCACAATTTGTTGCTGCTGAAAATTGGTCAGATCATGTACAAAGAGATGGACAACTCATTACGGGTCAAAATCCACAATCTACAGTTTCTGTGGCTAAAGAAGTTTTGAAGCAGTTAGCATAATTATGGATAAACCTGCAGACCTTTATAATAAAAGGTTTGCAGGCTTTATTTTTTGTGAACATTGAAAAGGAATAATTGAGAGGAGAATATAGGATGAAAGCTTTACTTTTGAAAGATCTTAATCAATGGAAAGAAATGAAGGTAGAAGAAATAGACAAGCCAACTGCAGGAAAGGGAGAGGTTGTAGTAAAAATTCATGCGGCTGGACTAAATCCGGTCGATTATAAAACGGCAACTGGAGGGAATCCGAACTGGACGTATCCTCATATTTTAGGGCTTGATGCGGCAGGTACCATACATGAAGTTGGAGAAGGAGTAACGGATTGGAAAATCGGTGATCGTGTAGTGTATCATGGAGATTTTAACAAAAAAGGGGCATACGCTGAATATGGAGTAACAACAGCACATACCATCTCACGTATTCCAGATTCTCTATCATTTGAAGAAGCAGCTGCTCTTCCAACAGCTGGCTATACAGCTTATCAGGCTTTGTTCAGAAAATTACCTATGTCTTCAATCGATACGATTTTGATTCATGCAGGTGCGGGTGGTGTAGGTGGTTTTGCGGTTCAACTCGCAAAAAATGCAGGGAAAACAGTTATCTCCACAGCATCCAAACACAATCATGAGTATGTTCGTTCATTAGGAGCAGATC encodes the following:
- a CDS encoding zinc-binding dehydrogenase, translated to MKALLLKDLNQWKEMKVEEIDKPTAGKGEVVVKIHAAGLNPVDYKTATGGNPNWTYPHILGLDAAGTIHEVGEGVTDWKIGDRVVYHGDFNKKGAYAEYGVTTAHTISRIPDSLSFEEAAALPTAGYTAYQALFRKLPMSSIDTILIHAGAGGVGGFAVQLAKNAGKTVISTASKHNHEYVRSLGADLVIDYKEDDVKEKVMAFTNGRGVDAVLDTVSRDNATASLDLIAYNGHIAHIAGAPDYLKVKPFTRVISFHEVALNAIHHNQDEVAERDLAKMGDELLALVAEKKVSPLIEQVITLEEVPETLVKLSERHVKGKIVCKIV